A portion of the Sabethes cyaneus chromosome 3, idSabCyanKW18_F2, whole genome shotgun sequence genome contains these proteins:
- the LOC128740686 gene encoding uncharacterized protein K02A2.6-like, giving the protein MENNKPTLLPFDTTDTSSIGTRWKKWKRSLELYLEVNCVALASRKKAYLLHYGGAHIQDIFYDIPGNDEAPPAGSDIFREAIKLLDAHFAPFSNTPYDRYLFRKIKQAEDESVEKFVARLREQGRLCEYGNALDMRITEQVFDNSLSDNLREAIIKKKLMTVEEIVQEARVLETVNRNRADMKKSFDPVEQSSVNQIRKAKKNEKCFRCGNIGHFANDKNCPAKNKICDSCKIVGHFRKMCRTKPENRKTKQQKAKRVWQCQDSGDEVGAKGGDLSSDDSDDDVQQVYATGTKHDKITCYTGGVKIDWIVDSGAHVNVISRGTWRRLKLQGCKYSEVRKTRKFLRVYGDGKIKVHKIFKADIATRAKKVFHEIYVVKNMEGASLLSKSTALELNVLKIYGEVFCVRDKADLEVGKLKNLQVKLKINTDVLPVQQPARRLPIPLLDIVEEKLNDLLQQDIIEPAPLKITWASPLVVTPKDCGKNVRLCVDMRMANKAIIPERHPLPTFDEIMPHLSGCKFFSKIDLVKAFHQIELDPDSREITTFVTPNAYYRYKRLMFGMNCAAEIFQREIERVLKGLKNVRVFIDDILVFATTRQEHDISVKLVLQRLAEYGLTVNIKKCEFGRKSVDFMGHTLSEHGILPMNNKVNAIQSFRQPQSASEMRSFLGLVNYVGKFIPNLSEISTSLRQMTVKGAKFKWTTERLRAFERLKAALANPQHLGYYNPRNKTILITDASDNGLGAVLVQVTHNEPRVISYASKTLSQTERKYSTIDKEALGVAWACDRFQMYLTGLQFTILTDHKPLLNIFNEKSTPNKRQERWVLRMQSYRYRMVHIPGNNNVADPLSRLPKQTEDKTYDKRSEAALCAIVEVSRPTATTMSEVIQFSREDKEIQQVKQALQDDKWEGELKRYAPFKSELCFANEVLLRGSRIVVPVQLRQTVLTLAHIGHPGREKMKRRMRVAVWWPGMDTDAEKICKQCFDCQLVAPFEKPEPLCIRDLPAAPWVHLSGDFLGPLPDDSYIFVLIDHYSRYVLAEPMKRTTSHDVIRFLRQTFTRMGLPQVLTFDNARNFSSQEMVDYCVDHGIKLTHTTPYYPSANGEVERQNRPLMKILKISKQKGTNWHEAIQEYLYMYSLTPHTVTGIPPAQLMFGRRFRDLIPHLQMDCLEDEEMRDRDRTTKYNTKQYRDLKVGARESLVAVGDDVLVKNMIPQNKLAAKFLPVPAKVIERHGNSLTLETPEGQTYKRNTSHVRPLIRPSVTEDELQETPAFTSVGRLNSTVEGEPRGEVTKMMRPQRPSMRPKRFDDYCLD; this is encoded by the coding sequence atggaaaacaacAAGCCAACGTTACTACCATTTGACACTACTGATACCTCATCTATAGGAACACGCTGGAAAAAGTGGAAGCGATCATTAGAATTATACCTCGAAGTGAATTGCGTTGCTCTTGCTTCCAGAAAAAAGGCATATTTGTTGCATTACGGCGGAGCGCATATACAAGATATTTTTTACGATATACCAGGAAACGATGAAGCGCCACCGGCTGGGTCAGATATTTTCCGTGAGGCAATAAAGTTACTTGATGCTCATTTCGCACCCTTCTCCAATACTCCCTACGATCGTTATCTTTTTCGAAAAATCAAACAAGCAGAAGACGAATCCGTAGAGAAGTTTGTCGCTCGTCTCCGCGAACAAGGACGTTTGTGTGAGTACGGTAATGCACTGGATATGAGGATTACTGAGCAAGTGTTCGATAATAGTCTCTCTGACAATCTGCGGGAGGCGATTATTAAAAAGAAACTCATGACAGTAGAAGAGATCGTACAAGAGGCACGCGTTTTGGAAACAGTAAATAGAAACAGAGCagacatgaaaaaaagttttgatCCAGTGGAACAAAGTAGTGTGAATCAAAtcagaaaagcgaaaaagaatgaaaaatgttttcgaTGTGGAAATATCGGGCACTttgcaaatgataaaaattgccCCGCCAAGAATAAAATTTGTGATTCTTGTAAAATAGTGGGACATTTTAGAAAAATGTGCAGAACAAAACCAGAAAACCGTaaaacaaaacagcagaaaGCGAAAAGAGTATGGCAATGCCAGGATTCCGGAGACGAGGTTGGTGCTAAAGGCGGCGATCTCAGTAGTGACGATAGTGACGACGATGTACAACAAGTTTACGCTACGGGCACTAAACACGACAAGATAACGTGCTATACAGGTGGAGTTAAAATTGACTGGATCGTAGATTCTGGAGCCCACGTTAATGTTATCAGCCGGGGTACATGGCGCCGGCTAAAACTACAAGGATGCAAATATAGCGAGGTTCGGAAAACGCGTAAATTTCTTCGGGTATATGGTGACGGTAAGATAAAAGTTCATAAAATATTCAAGGCGGATATAGCGACCCGAGCAAAAAAGGTATTTCATGAAATATACGTCGTTAAAAATATGGAAGGCGCCAGCTTGCTGAGCAAATCCACGGCTTTAGAATTAAATGTTTTAAAGATATACGGTGAAGTATTTTGCGTTCGGGATAAGGCAGACCTGGAAGTGGGAAAACTGAAGAATCTacaagtaaaattaaaaatcaacacTGATGTTCTGCCTGTTCAGCAGCCTGCAAGACGTTTACCAATTCCGTTACTAGATATTGTCGAAGAAAAACTGAATGACCTGCTACAGCAGGATATAATTGAGCCCGCGCCCCTTAAGATTACATGGGCATCACCTTTAGTAGTTACTCCGAAGGACTGTGGAAAAAATGTTCGGCTATGTGTTGATATGCGCATGGCCAATAAAGCTATAATCCCCGAGAGACATCCGTTACCAACATTCGATGAGATAATGCCTCACCTGAGCGGGTGCAAGTTCTTTAGCAAAATCGACCTGGTAAAGGCGTTTCACCAAATCGAATTAGACCCCGACTCTCGCGAAATAACTACCTTCGTGACTCCGAATGCATATTACAGATACAAGAGGCTCATGTTTGGTATGAACTGTGCCGCTGAAATATTTCAGCGAGAAATAGAACGAGTATTGAAGGGATTGAAAAACGTGCGTGTTTTTATCGACGATATTCTCGTTTTCGCAACGACGAGGCAGGAGCATGATATCAGCgtaaaactagttttgcagcgGCTCGCCGAATATGGATTAACGGTGAATATCAAGAAATGCGAGTTTGGAAGGAAATCTGTAGATTTCATGGGTCACACATTATCGGAACATGGTATACTCCCGATGAACAATAAGGTTAATGCGATACAGTCGTTTAGGCAGCCACAATCTGCGAGCGAAATGCGAAGTTTTCTCGGTTTAGTGAACTACGTAGGCAAGTTCATTCCAAACCTTTCGGAAATATCAACATCGTTGCGACAAATGACTGTTAAAGGTGCTAAATTTAAGTGGACAACAGAGAGACTGCGGGCATTTGAAAGACTCAAAGCAGCGCTTGCTAATCCTCAGCATCTGGGATACTACAATCCGCGGAACAAAACGATACTAATCACTGACGCGAGCGATAACGGATTAGGTGCCGTGCTGGTACAAGTCACACACAACGAGCCCCGTGTGATTAGTTATGCAAGCAAGACTTTATCCCAGACAGAGCGAAAATACTCGACTATTGATAAAGAGGCTTTAGGCGTTGCTTGGGCTTGTGACAGGTTTCAGATGTATTTGACGGGTCTTCAGTTTACAATACTAACTGATCATAAGCCattgttaaatatatttaaCGAAAAATCGACACCAAACAAGCGACAGGAACGCTGGGTATTAAGAATGCAGAGTTACCGTTATCGAATGGTACACATTCCAGGAAACAACAATGTGGCAGACCCGTTATCACGGCTTCCAAAACAAACAGAGGACAAGACGTATGATAAAAGATCAGAAGCGGCTCTCTGTGCTATCGTGGAGGTTAGCAGACCAACAGCAACCACTATGAGTGAAGTTATACAGTTTTCTCGGGAGGACAAAGAGATACAACAAGTGAAGCAGGCATTGCAGGACGACAAATGGGAAGGTGAATTAAAACGGTACGCTCCATTCAAAAGTGAATTATGCTTTGCAAACGAAGTATTGTTGAGAGGATCCAGAATTGTTGTTCCAGTTCAACTGCGACAaacagttcttacgttagctcATATTGGACACCCAGGCCGTGAAAAAATGAAGCGTAGAATGAGAGTTGCTGTTTGGTGGCCTGGTATGGATACTGACGCGGAGAAAATATGCAAACAGTGTTTCGATTGTCAATTAGTTGCACCATTCGAGAAGCCAGAACCGTTATGTATTCGAGATTTGCCTGCTGCTCCTTGGGTTCACCTTTCTGGAGATTTCCTTGGGCCGTTACCGGATGATAGCTACATATTCGTATTGATCGACCACTACAGCAGATACGTTTTGGCAGAACCCATGAAAAGAACTACCTCGCATGATGTGATTCGGTTCTTGAGACAAACCTTCACAAGAATGGGTCTTCCACAGGTACTGACATTTGATAATGCAAGGAACTTTTCAAGCCAAGAAATGGTGGACTACTGTGTCGATCATGGAATCAAACTGACTCATACTACGCCTTATTATCCCAGCGCTAATGGGGAAGTCGAAAGACAGAATCGTCCGTTgatgaaaattctaaaaataagTAAACAAAAAGGTACAAACTGGCATGAAGCAATCCAGGAATATCTTTATATGTATTCTCTAACTCCACATACTGTGACAGGAATTCCACCAGCGCAGTTAATGTTTGGGAGAAGGTTTCGCGATCTGATCCCCCATCTACAAATGGACTGTTTAGAGGATGAAGAAATGCGCGATAGGGATAGAACaacaaaatacaatacaaaacaATATCGAGATCTTAAGGTCGGTGCAAGAGAATCATTAGTAGCGGTTGGAGACGATGTCTTAGTGAAGAACATGATACCTCAGAATAAACTTGCAGCAAAATTTCTTCCTGTGCCAGCAAAAGTGATCGAAAGACATGGTAATAGCCTAACCTTGGAGACACCAGAAGGTCAAACATATAAGCGAAATACTTCCCATGTGAGACCTTTGATACGACCATCTGTAACTGAGGACGAGCTACAAGAAACACCGGCTTTCACATCAGTAGGTCGGCTCAACTCGACTGTAGAAGGAGAACCCCGCGGAGAAGTTACCAAGATGATGAGACCACAACGACCCTCAATGCGACCCAAGCGATTCGACGATTACTGCCTCGATTGA